In Gemmatimonadales bacterium, the following proteins share a genomic window:
- the mgtA gene encoding magnesium-translocating P-type ATPase, with amino-acid sequence MTQALPGIHPSQAENERRLVSLCSKPAAEALAILGTSPKGLSSEEAERRREVYGPNELARGKHLGFWADILQRCRSPLVVQLFIIALVSGFIGELASTAIVGAMIVLSVGLSYVLDRRSGRAVESLGKRVQSRTHVLRDGQEAEIKISDVVPGDIVILHAGSIIPADLRLLAAKDFFVSQSALSGESMAIEKSAEGQPGPDQAVADLADACFLGSNVTSGTARGVVVNTGTRTLFGAIAERLTERREETSFDRGVRSFTWLMIRFMVVMVFAVFLIVGITKGNWVEALLFGLSIAVGLTPEMLPMIVTVNLAKGALTMAGKKVIVKRLPAIQNFGAIDTLCTDKTGTLTQDAVVLERHVGITGLESQDVLNYAYLNSYFQTGLRNLIDKAVLERTDLDVEHNCRLVDELPFDFQRRRMSVVVDYEGDHVLICKGAVEEIYSCCNRYQVGDEVFTLIDVIRADLFEEVEDLNSQGFRVLGIAYREFPRERTTFTAADESQLVLLGYIAFFDPPKDSAESALKLLTAAGVRMKVLTGDNGLVTRKVCQDVGLPVERIVTGAELAKLPPDELTRVAQDVDVFVKLSPVQKEQIVRALQASHHVVGFMGDGINDAPALKAADVGISVDSAVDVAKEAADIVLLEKSLQVLEEGIIEGRKVFANITKYIRMGASSNFGNMFSVVGASYLLPFLPMQPIQILTNNLLYDFSQTGIPSDRVDEELIARPLKWNIGNIKRFMVFIGPISSIFDYATFGLMWFVFRCSGYADAALGAGQHLQLASLFQTGWFVESLLTQTLIVHIIRTRRIPFIGSRASLPMTLTTLAVMGVGAWLPYSPFAGALGLVPLPPVYWAWIASFLLTYAALTHVVKTWFIGRFGAE; translated from the coding sequence ATGACCCAGGCCCTTCCCGGGATCCACCCGTCGCAGGCGGAGAACGAGCGCCGGCTGGTCTCGTTGTGCTCGAAGCCCGCGGCGGAGGCGCTCGCGATCCTCGGCACGAGCCCCAAAGGCCTGAGTTCCGAGGAGGCGGAGCGCCGCCGGGAAGTGTACGGCCCCAACGAGCTGGCCCGCGGCAAACACCTCGGGTTCTGGGCCGACATCCTCCAGCGCTGCCGCAGCCCGCTGGTCGTGCAGCTCTTCATCATCGCCCTTGTCTCCGGGTTCATCGGGGAGCTGGCGTCCACCGCCATCGTCGGCGCCATGATCGTGCTCAGCGTCGGGCTCTCCTACGTCCTGGACCGCCGCTCGGGTCGGGCGGTCGAGTCGCTGGGCAAGCGGGTGCAGTCGCGCACCCACGTCCTCAGGGACGGGCAGGAAGCGGAGATCAAGATCTCCGACGTCGTCCCCGGGGACATCGTCATCCTCCACGCCGGCTCGATCATCCCGGCGGACCTGCGGCTGCTCGCGGCCAAGGACTTCTTCGTCAGCCAGTCGGCCCTGTCGGGCGAGTCCATGGCGATCGAGAAGTCGGCGGAGGGCCAGCCGGGTCCGGACCAGGCCGTGGCGGACTTGGCGGACGCCTGCTTCCTCGGCAGCAACGTCACGAGCGGCACGGCCCGCGGCGTCGTGGTCAACACCGGGACGCGGACGCTGTTCGGGGCGATCGCGGAGCGGCTGACGGAGCGCCGGGAGGAGACCAGCTTCGACCGGGGCGTGCGGTCGTTCACCTGGCTGATGATCCGCTTCATGGTCGTGATGGTCTTCGCGGTGTTCCTGATCGTCGGGATCACCAAGGGCAACTGGGTCGAGGCGCTGCTGTTCGGGCTCTCGATCGCCGTCGGCCTCACGCCCGAAATGCTGCCGATGATCGTCACCGTGAACCTGGCCAAGGGTGCGCTGACGATGGCCGGCAAGAAGGTCATCGTCAAACGGCTCCCCGCCATCCAGAACTTCGGCGCCATCGACACGCTGTGCACGGACAAGACCGGGACGCTGACCCAGGACGCGGTCGTGCTCGAGCGGCACGTCGGCATCACCGGCCTGGAGAGCCAGGACGTCCTGAACTACGCCTACCTCAACAGCTACTTCCAGACGGGCCTGCGCAACCTGATCGACAAGGCGGTGCTCGAGCGGACCGATCTGGACGTGGAGCACAACTGCCGCCTCGTGGACGAGCTGCCCTTCGATTTCCAGCGCCGCCGGATGTCGGTGGTGGTGGACTACGAGGGCGACCACGTCCTGATCTGCAAGGGAGCCGTGGAGGAGATCTACTCCTGCTGCAACCGCTACCAGGTCGGCGACGAGGTCTTCACGCTGATCGACGTGATCCGCGCGGACCTGTTCGAAGAGGTCGAAGACCTCAACAGCCAGGGCTTCCGCGTTCTCGGCATCGCGTACCGGGAATTCCCCCGCGAGCGGACCACCTTCACGGCGGCCGACGAGAGCCAGCTGGTGCTGCTCGGCTACATCGCCTTCTTCGACCCCCCGAAGGACTCCGCCGAGTCGGCGCTGAAGCTGCTCACGGCGGCGGGCGTGCGGATGAAGGTCCTGACCGGTGACAACGGACTCGTGACCCGGAAGGTGTGCCAGGACGTCGGGCTGCCCGTCGAGCGCATCGTCACCGGCGCCGAGCTGGCGAAGCTCCCGCCCGACGAGCTGACCCGGGTCGCCCAGGACGTGGACGTCTTCGTGAAGCTGTCGCCGGTGCAGAAGGAGCAGATCGTGCGGGCGCTGCAGGCGAGCCACCACGTCGTCGGGTTCATGGGCGACGGCATCAACGACGCCCCCGCGCTCAAGGCGGCCGACGTGGGCATCTCGGTGGACTCGGCGGTGGACGTCGCCAAGGAGGCCGCGGACATCGTCCTGCTGGAGAAGAGCCTGCAGGTGCTGGAGGAGGGGATCATCGAGGGCCGCAAGGTCTTCGCCAACATCACCAAGTACATCCGCATGGGCGCCAGCTCGAACTTCGGCAACATGTTCAGCGTCGTCGGCGCGAGCTACCTCCTGCCGTTCCTGCCCATGCAGCCGATCCAGATCCTGACCAACAACCTCCTCTACGACTTCTCGCAGACGGGCATTCCGTCCGACCGCGTGGACGAGGAGCTGATCGCCCGTCCCCTCAAGTGGAACATCGGCAACATCAAGCGCTTCATGGTCTTCATCGGGCCGATCAGCTCGATCTTCGACTACGCCACCTTCGGCCTGATGTGGTTCGTCTTCCGGTGCAGCGGCTATGCCGATGCGGCCCTCGGCGCGGGACAGCACCTCCAGCTCGCGAGCCTGTTCCAGACGGGGTGGTTCGTGGAATCGCTGTTGACCCAGACCCTGATCGTCCACATCATCAGGACCAGACGCATCCCCTTCATCGGGAGCAGGGCATCGCTGCCGATGACGTTGACCACGCTGGCCGTGATGGGCGTCGGCGCCTGGCTCCCGTATTCACCGTTCGCCGGCGCGCTCGGGTTGGTGCCGCTGCCGCCGGTCTACTGGGCGTGGATCGCATCCTTCCTGCTGACGTATGCGGCGCTGACCCACGTGGTGAAGACCTGGTTCATCGGGCGCTTCGGAGCTGAGTAG
- a CDS encoding PTS sugar transporter subunit IIA: protein MDSLLDALQEGRLIELPENNRDDALHFLAHILEAVPSVPAGTDVVGLVMERERATSTALGKGWACPHARVPFEEEMVCALGWSPAGIDYGAPDGMPISVIAMYLVPSNQRNHYLREISLLAKALTAYPDQDKLRSAKDLNDVRNYLLDLIGSTKDTVGPDARARMIQLQGKQAFPALSAADLANLIVEPLTLVAVPGTKPVVLTQSAALGQALDGASGLIEKLDAEGTFQNGGWRVVKRGTLSYQGGRVVYDCLALKLLGGGPPPPK from the coding sequence ATGGATTCCCTGCTGGACGCGCTGCAGGAAGGCCGGCTGATCGAGCTGCCCGAGAACAACCGGGACGACGCGCTGCACTTCCTGGCCCACATCCTCGAGGCGGTTCCGTCGGTTCCGGCCGGGACCGACGTGGTGGGGCTGGTCATGGAGCGCGAGCGCGCCACCAGCACGGCGCTCGGCAAGGGCTGGGCGTGTCCGCATGCGCGCGTGCCGTTCGAGGAGGAGATGGTCTGCGCGCTCGGGTGGAGCCCCGCCGGCATCGACTACGGGGCGCCGGACGGGATGCCCATCTCGGTCATCGCCATGTACCTGGTGCCGTCGAACCAGCGCAACCACTACCTGCGGGAGATCTCGCTCCTCGCCAAGGCCCTGACGGCCTACCCGGACCAGGACAAGCTCCGCTCCGCCAAGGACCTCAACGACGTCCGCAACTACCTCCTCGACCTGATCGGCTCGACCAAGGACACCGTCGGCCCCGATGCGCGGGCCCGGATGATCCAGCTCCAGGGCAAGCAGGCCTTCCCGGCGCTGAGCGCGGCCGACCTCGCGAACCTGATCGTCGAGCCGCTGACCCTGGTCGCCGTCCCGGGCACGAAGCCCGTGGTCCTCACCCAGAGCGCCGCCCTCGGCCAGGCCCTCGACGGCGCGTCGGGCCTGATCGAGAAGCTGGACGCCGAGGGGACGTTCCAGAACGGCGGATGGCGCGTGGTCAAGCGCGGCACGCTCAGCTACCAGGGCGGCCGCGTCGTGTACGACTGCCTGGCGCTCAAGCTCCTGGGCGGGGGTCCGCCGCCGCCCAAATAG
- a CDS encoding DinB family protein, producing the protein MSIGRDLIPEFDQEMKSTRRLLERVPGDKGQWKPHPKSFPLGHLAQLVSWMPGWIAQTLREPHLDLASGAHYSFEPTEVLLRGFDANVTAGREALAAAADADFATTWSLKHGARVLFTAPRGVVVRNHISHLAHHRGQLTVYLRLLDVPVPSIYGPTADEKTW; encoded by the coding sequence ATGAGCATCGGCCGTGACCTGATCCCGGAATTCGACCAGGAGATGAAGAGCACCCGCCGGCTCCTCGAGCGCGTGCCGGGCGACAAGGGGCAGTGGAAGCCCCACCCGAAGTCGTTCCCGCTGGGCCACCTGGCGCAGCTCGTGTCCTGGATGCCGGGGTGGATCGCGCAGACGCTGCGCGAGCCGCACCTCGACCTCGCCAGCGGCGCGCACTACAGCTTCGAGCCGACCGAGGTCCTGCTGCGCGGGTTCGACGCCAACGTCACGGCGGGCCGTGAGGCGCTGGCCGCGGCGGCGGACGCCGATTTCGCGACGACGTGGTCGCTCAAGCACGGGGCGCGGGTGCTGTTCACGGCGCCCCGCGGCGTGGTGGTCCGCAACCACATCAGCCATCTCGCGCACCACCGGGGCCAGCTCACGGTGTACCTCCGGCTGCTGGACGTGCCGGTGCCGTCGATCTACGGACCCACGGCGGACGAGAAGACCTGGTAG
- a CDS encoding endonuclease/exonuclease/phosphatase family protein: protein MVGRAVGLVAAGLLAACTTAVVNYTDPLGPRYAGGTAAAPRPADTLKVVAFNIQYARHVELAISLIRTTDALRDPDILLLQEMDEPGARTIADSLGLAWVYYPATVSPTTHRDFGDAILSRFPIEDDRKIILPHLARNRRTQRAAVAATIRVEGRQVRVYSVHLATMFELGPRARREQLAAVLADARRYPLVVLGGDFNSSSVPQIARADGYAWPTDHLGRTEAFWDMDHVLLKGMEAAGNPAVGLVKNVRGASDHKPVWARVVLPAETGP, encoded by the coding sequence GTGGTCGGTCGCGCGGTGGGTCTCGTCGCCGCTGGGCTGCTTGCCGCTTGCACGACGGCCGTAGTCAACTACACCGATCCGCTGGGGCCCCGCTACGCCGGTGGCACGGCGGCGGCACCGCGGCCCGCCGATACCCTGAAGGTCGTGGCGTTCAACATCCAGTACGCCAGGCACGTCGAGCTCGCGATCAGCCTGATTCGCACGACCGACGCGCTGCGCGATCCCGACATCCTGCTGCTCCAGGAGATGGACGAGCCGGGCGCGCGGACGATCGCCGATTCCCTCGGCCTGGCCTGGGTCTACTATCCCGCCACGGTGAGTCCCACGACCCACCGGGACTTCGGCGACGCGATCCTGTCGCGCTTCCCCATCGAGGACGATCGCAAGATCATCCTGCCGCACCTGGCCCGGAACCGCCGTACCCAGCGGGCGGCCGTCGCGGCCACGATTCGCGTGGAGGGGCGGCAGGTGCGCGTCTACAGCGTGCACCTCGCGACCATGTTCGAGCTGGGTCCCCGCGCGCGCCGCGAGCAGCTCGCCGCCGTCCTGGCCGACGCCCGCCGCTATCCGCTGGTGGTGCTCGGCGGCGACTTCAACAGCAGCTCCGTCCCCCAGATCGCGCGGGCCGACGGCTACGCGTGGCCCACCGACCATCTGGGCCGGACCGAGGCCTTCTGGGACATGGATCACGTCCTTCTGAAGGGCATGGAGGCGGCCGGGAACCCGGCCGTCGGGCTGGTGAAGAACGTCCGCGGCGCGAGCGACCACAAGCCCGTCTGGGCACGGGTGGTGCTGCCGGCGGAGACCGGGCCGTGA
- a CDS encoding TMEM175 family protein, producing MRKSRLEAFSDGVLAIIITIMVLELRVPADANLAALAAVAPKILGYLLSFVFIAIYWNNHHHMLQAVERVNGAALWANMHLLFWLSLIPLVTSWMGQRFEALPVAAYGVVLLAAAIAYFTLSRVLLAAHGPDSLLARAVGRDAKGIVSVLIYVAAVGLAFVRPAFACALYVVVALMWLIPDRRIERLLARDGDRHSG from the coding sequence ATGCGCAAGAGCAGGCTCGAGGCGTTCAGCGACGGCGTCCTGGCGATCATCATCACCATCATGGTGCTCGAGCTGCGCGTGCCGGCCGACGCCAACCTCGCCGCGCTCGCCGCCGTGGCGCCGAAGATCCTCGGCTATTTGCTCAGCTTCGTGTTCATCGCCATCTACTGGAACAACCACCACCACATGCTCCAGGCCGTGGAACGCGTGAACGGTGCGGCCCTGTGGGCCAACATGCACCTGCTGTTCTGGCTCTCCCTCATCCCGCTGGTGACGTCCTGGATGGGCCAGCGCTTCGAGGCCCTGCCCGTGGCCGCGTACGGCGTGGTGCTGCTCGCCGCGGCCATCGCCTACTTCACCCTGTCGCGCGTCCTGCTGGCGGCGCACGGGCCCGACTCGCTGCTCGCCCGGGCGGTCGGGCGCGACGCGAAGGGCATCGTGTCGGTCCTGATCTACGTGGCTGCGGTGGGCCTGGCGTTCGTCCGGCCGGCGTTCGCCTGCGCGCTGTACGTGGTCGTGGCCCTGATGTGGCTGATCCCGGACCGGCGGATCGAGCGCCTGCTCGCGCGCGACGGGGACCGTCACTCCGGCTAG
- a CDS encoding DUF3943 domain-containing protein, which produces MTRAGRRPIVLAAVAVLALRAPVLAGQDTSAAAPPAPPVAAPPGDVPARVPKRPLKAALEGIAVNVVLNRFDDWVRNAWSLREGYWARVGPRTWSDNLRRGWEWDTDEFNTNMFMHPTHGGVYFRSGRENGLDFWEAAPLAFLGSAEWEYFGETNRPSLNDFYNTSFGGIALGEMTYRLVALVRDNRARGAERILREVAAAPLDPVGTIRRLLAGDFTRVTADSSARVPGALTLQLEGGARLAVDSGPDHRRSLASTLVAELDYGDPFTTRYAEPFDVFTARLLIGAGAYPVNELRVAGRLFSHEFTNRSTDVRTFFTVLQKFEYAGNPAYKYGGQSFDVGLVAGFTLRRGWDVRLEGYAEGIVLGAVDAPGAGIPGTPRTYDFGPGVGFDASASLLKRTFPLLTARWHGTLVHSVSGSPADHFTNLPSVEIGLPLGRRLGLGAYAGWYTRRSTYVGLPEEAATYPDYRAFVTWQTHRRPTAAALP; this is translated from the coding sequence GTGACGCGCGCCGGCCGCCGGCCGATCGTTCTCGCCGCCGTCGCGGTGCTCGCCCTCCGCGCGCCCGTGCTCGCCGGTCAGGACACGTCGGCCGCCGCGCCGCCCGCTCCGCCAGTTGCGGCTCCCCCGGGCGACGTCCCGGCTCGGGTGCCGAAGCGGCCGCTCAAGGCCGCGCTCGAGGGCATCGCCGTCAACGTGGTGCTGAACCGGTTCGACGACTGGGTCCGCAACGCGTGGTCCCTGCGCGAGGGCTACTGGGCCCGGGTCGGGCCGCGGACGTGGAGCGACAACCTGCGCCGCGGGTGGGAGTGGGACACCGACGAATTCAACACCAACATGTTCATGCACCCGACGCACGGCGGGGTGTACTTCCGCTCCGGCCGCGAGAACGGCCTCGACTTCTGGGAGGCGGCGCCGCTGGCCTTCCTGGGCTCGGCGGAGTGGGAGTACTTCGGCGAGACGAACCGCCCGTCGCTCAACGACTTCTACAACACCTCGTTCGGCGGCATCGCCCTGGGCGAGATGACCTACCGCCTGGTCGCGCTGGTGCGCGACAACCGGGCGCGCGGCGCGGAGCGCATCCTCCGCGAGGTCGCCGCCGCGCCGCTCGACCCGGTCGGAACCATCCGCCGCCTCCTGGCCGGGGACTTCACGCGCGTCACGGCCGACTCCTCCGCGCGCGTGCCCGGCGCGCTGACGCTGCAGCTCGAGGGCGGCGCCCGGCTGGCCGTGGATTCGGGGCCGGACCACCGGCGGAGCCTGGCGAGCACGCTCGTCGCGGAGCTGGACTACGGCGACCCGTTCACGACCCGGTACGCGGAACCGTTCGACGTCTTCACCGCCCGGCTGCTGATCGGCGCCGGCGCCTACCCCGTCAACGAGCTGCGGGTGGCCGGCCGGCTGTTCTCGCACGAGTTCACGAACCGCTCCACCGACGTCCGCACCTTCTTCACCGTCCTCCAGAAGTTCGAGTACGCCGGCAACCCCGCCTACAAATACGGCGGGCAGAGCTTCGACGTCGGGCTGGTGGCGGGGTTCACGCTGCGCAGGGGATGGGACGTGCGGCTCGAGGGCTACGCCGAGGGGATCGTGCTCGGCGCCGTGGACGCGCCGGGCGCCGGCATTCCGGGCACGCCCCGCACCTACGACTTCGGGCCTGGCGTCGGCTTCGACGCCTCGGCGTCGCTCCTGAAGCGGACGTTCCCGCTGCTGACGGCGCGCTGGCACGGGACGCTGGTGCATTCGGTGAGCGGGTCACCGGCCGATCACTTCACCAACCTCCCCAGCGTCGAAATCGGCCTGCCGCTCGGACGGCGGCTCGGCCTGGGGGCGTACGCCGGGTGGTACACGCGGCGCAGCACCTACGTCGGCCTGCCCGAGGAAGCCGCGACCTACCCCGACTACCGGGCCTTCGTCACCTGGCAGACGCACCGGCGGCCCACCGCCGCGGCGTTGCCCTAG